From the genome of Spinacia oleracea cultivar Varoflay chromosome 2, BTI_SOV_V1, whole genome shotgun sequence, one region includes:
- the LOC110776618 gene encoding FRIGIDA-like protein 4a has protein sequence MTTEVNTTNNVHRLFENLEAQKTLLFKCTDLYKTLTSHFTTLQQSIDSKTLTLDSKLQSLDSIQQKSLEDLHGREISIPDRLSSLSSEIESKKQSAIAELGKPLDESAPLTEVLKSLCRRMEHNGLLKFVVCKRKETASLRGEMREAMKECVDPARMVLETVREFLVAKEAGVRGMADKRWACGVVVTGLFPPEELKEKKKSVGVAFSRKTVEEAEEVVRGWREKAEKLAGVEGGGSGMGSAEAAMFLQVVVGFGLKEIFDEEFYKDMVVEFAARRDMAKLAVPIFGDQTADLIDQLVKNGKEVEAVYFASVSGLTERFQPTSLLKSYLRNSKKKTADILKNGNHKAGATDEANTFEISYIRSIVRCVEDHKLESDFFVDSLKKRLSLLEKTKADKKKGSAANSSKPSNKRVHSGGGPPRNSGAPPPRPAKMRKFPSPYSSYGQREAVSRSPAVSPVSRYLGSYSLSNQTAYDPRLNASTYGPGLSSQTAYDPGLTASTYGPSLTSQTAYDPGLTATTYGTSLSNQTAYDPGSTYGPSLSSQAAYDPHPGLTASTYGPSLSSQTAYDPHPGLTASTYSPSLSSQTAYDPGLTASTYGPRYGASHVQTADQVTQQQYIVAGGSAPSPSVGQRVVSSYGLQSAYGTYDHSATSAPYQPPYAQ, from the exons ATGACGACGGAGGTAAACACCACCAACAACGTCCACCGCCTCTTCGAAAATCTCGAAGCTCAGAAAACTCTCCTCTTTAAGTGCACTGACCTATACAAAACCCTAACTTCTCATTTCACCACTCTCCAACAATCCATTGAttccaaaaccctaaccctagatTCCAAGCTCCAATCTCTCGATTCAATCCAACAGAAATCACTCGAAGACCTCCATGGACGCGAGATTTCAATTCCTGATCGATTATCTTCTCTTTCCTCTGAAATCGAGTCTAAGAAGCAATCCGCCATTGCCGAGCTCGGGAAACCTCTGGACGAATCCGCGCCATTGACGGAGGTTCTGAAGTCGTTGTGTAGGAGGATGGAACACAATGGTTTGCTGAAGTTTGTGGTGTGTAAGAGGAAGGAAACTGCGTCATTGAGGGGGGAAATGCGGGAAGCAATGAAGGAGTGTGTGGACCCTGCGAGGATGGTTCTAGAAACGGTTAGGGAGTTTTTGGTGGCGAAGGAAGCGGGGGTTCGTGGGATGGCAGATAAACGGTGGGCTTGTGGTGTGGTGGTGACGGGGTTGTTTCCGCCGGAGGAgttgaaggagaagaagaaaagtGTTGGTGTTGCATTTTCCAGGAAGACGGTGGAGGAGGCGGAGGAGGTGGTTAGAGGTTGGAGAGAAAAGGCGGAGAAGCTCGCCGGTGTGGAAGGTGGTGGTAGTGGTATGGGGTCTGCTGAAGCGGCCATGTTCTTGCAGGTGGTGGTGGGGTTTGGTTTGAAGGAGATTTTTGATGAAGAATTTTACAAGGATATGGTGGTGGAGTTTGCTGCTAGGAGAGATATGGCTAAGCTTGCTGTTCCCATTTTTGGGGATCAAACTGCAG ATTTAATTGATCAGCTTGTGAAGAATGGAAAGGAAGTTGAAGCAGTATATTTCGCCTCAGTGTCTGGCTTGACTGAAAGGTTCCAGCCTACCTCCCTTCTCAAGTCTTATTTGCGCAACTCCAAAAAGAAAACCGCAGATATATTGAAGAATGGAAACCATAAAGCTGGTGCAACT GATGAAGCCAACACTTTTGAGATAAGTTACATCAGGTCTATTGTCAGATGTGTGGAAGACCATAAACTTGAGTCTGACTTTTTTGTCGATAGCTTGAAGAAGCGGCTGTCCCTGTTGGAGAAAACAAAGGCTGATAAGAAGAAGGGTTCTGCAGCCAACAGCTCCAAACCTTCTAACAAGCGAGTTCACAGCGGTGGGGGTCCTCCTCGGAACAGTGGTGCGCCGCCTCCACGTCCTGCGAAAATGCGGAAGTTCCCAAGTCCATACTCATCTTATGGTCAGCGTGAGGCAGTCTCTCGCTCACCAGCTGTTAGCCCAGTATCAAGATATCTGGGCTCGTACAGCTTATCAAATCAGACTGCTTATGATCCAAGGCTCAACGCATCCACTTATGGGCCAGGTTTATCAAGTCAGACTGCCTATGATCCAGGGCTCACTGCGTCCACTTATGGCCCCAGCTTAACAAGTCAGACTGCCTATGATCCGGGGCTCACTGCTACCACTTATGGTACGAGCTTATCAAATCAAACTGCCTATGATCCAGGGTCCACTTATGGCCCGAGCCTATCAAGTCAGGCTGCCTATGATCCACATCCAGGGCTCACTGCGTCTACTTATGGCCCGAGCTTATCAAGTCAGACTGCCTATGATCCACATCCAGGGCTCACTGCGTCCACTTATAGCCCGAGCTTATCAAGTCAGACTGCGTACGATCCAGGGCTCACTGCATCCACTTATGGACCTAGGTATGGTGCTTCTCATGTTCAAACTGCTGACCAGGTCACTCAACAACAATACATAGTGGCCGGTGGCAGTGCTCCTAGTCCTAGTGTTGGGCAACGAGTTGTCAGTTCTTATGGATTGCAGAGTGCATATGGAACATATGATCATAGTGCCACCAGTGCACCTTACCAGCCTCCTTATGCACAATAA
- the LOC110776619 gene encoding receptor-like protein EIX2: MKKIESQETRFFRMFQTCVMIVLLFFKEEGSSFNWDVTVMLFQGMGLALVASVSAWKEKPCFNSNKVLSLIIVGCSLLGGDHQDCCRWPGIRCSNLTSNVIMLSLQGNGVNDDEFCLQGKVDSSIFKLKHLKYLDLSCNKFSQPIPKYIDSLTNLEHLNLSTAGFTGEIPQQLGNLSKLAYLDLSSYGYSFSNRLTAKSLQWLSGLKMLREIHLGGSDLSEATDWFQAIHKIPSLKVLYLDNCPHLPIPLSLSYINTSTSLVALSLSSSIFQDSSVFQWLFNLSVNGNQFEHLDLSSNALSGPIPSGFGDMHSLSYLDLSSNSFSGPIPIAFGNLQSLSYLSLSQNQLEGSIPDNFSNLTSLRVLSLSNNKLHGPISKSLRNLSNLQRLYLPFNSFADDLSSVIKALSRSANRPIVEYLDLRANEFWGSVPDMISTFSLMRELHLDGNKLNGTVSEDLVVLDVGYNSLTGYIPSNIGDTFGALGILNLRENKFYGRLPVGLCQLSNLQILDVASNHISGTIPECIYDLTAMIYGSSYLLSMDVVDLKVGEVDTLPYGESATIEWKREERKFDKSVELYILIDLSHNELEGEIPDGITSLKGLISIDLSRNKLHGTIPYNISQLTLLEFFDLSNNHLSVDIPVSLAQLTYLGTLNLSDNNFTGRIPHGTQLQSFDPSSYMGNPSLCGAPLQECPGDKQPPVKIPNTEQEHEHSIDRFYLGLYISLVLGFIIGFWGVCGTLVLKQSWRYAFFRFFDDMKDKVYVMVVVNVARAWRKP; this comes from the exons ATGAAGAAGATTGAAAGCCAGGAAACAAGATTCTTCAGGATGTTTCAGACTTGTGTTATGATTGTGCTGCTGTTCTTCAAAGAGGAAGGTTCTAGTTTTAACTGGGATGTCACTG TCATGCTGTTTCAGGGGATGGGATTAGCACTGGTAGCAAGTGTATCAGCATGGAAAGAGAAGCCCTGCTTCAATTCAAACAAGGTATTGAGTTTGATCATTGTGGGTTGCTCACTTCTTGGGGGAGACCATCAAGACTGCTGCAGATGGCCCGGTATTCGCTGCAGCAACCTTACTAGCAATGTTATCATGCTTAGTCTTCAAGGTAATGGTGTGAATGATGATGAGTTTTGTCTACAAGGTAAGGTGGATTCTTCCATATTTAAGCTTAAGCATTTGAAATATTTGGACCTGAGCTGTAATAAATTTTCCCAGCCTATTCCCAAATACATTGATTCCCTCACCAATTTAGAGCATCTGAATCTGTCAACTGCTGGCTTTACTGGTGAAATTCCTCAGCAACTGGGAAATCTTTCCAAATTAGCATATCTTGATCTCAGTTCTTATGGCTATTCTTTCTCTAACAGACTTACTGCTAAAAGCTTGCAATGGCTTTCCGGTCTCAAAATGTTGAGAGAAATCCACCTTGGTGGAAGTGATCTTAGTGAAGCCACAGACTGGTTCCAAGCCATACACAAGATTCCTTCTCTAAAGGTCCTTTACTTGGATAACTGTCCCCATCTTCCTATACCATTATCACTTTCTTACATCAATACATCAACCTCTCTTGTCGCCTTGAGCCTTTCTTCTAGCATTTTCCAGGATTCTTCTGTATTCCAATGGTTGTTCAACTTGAGTGTAAACGGTAACCAATTTGAACATCTTGACCTTTCTTCTAACGCTCTTTCAGGGCCTATCCCAAGTGgatttggggacatgcactccCTTTCATATCTTGACCTTTCTTCTAACTCATTTTCAGGGCCTATCCCTATTGCATTTGGGAACTTGCAATCCCTTTCATATCTCTCCCTCTCTCAAAATCAACTCGAAGGTTCAATTCCCGACAACTTTTCCAACCTGACATCTCTGCGAGTTCTCTCTCTCTCAAACAATAAACTTCATGGTCCCATTTCGAAAAGCCTCCGCAATTTGAGCAACTTGCAGAGACTCTACCTACCTTTTAATAGTTTTGCAGATGATTTGTCCAGTGTCATAAAAGCACTGTCAAGGAGTGCAAACAGGCCCATTGTGGAATACTTAGATTTAAGGGCAAATGAGTTCTGGGGTTCTGTTCCAGACATGATCAGCACCTTTTCTTTAATGAGAGAATTACATCTTGATGGGAACAAGTTGAATGGCACAGTCAGTGAAG ATTTGGTAGTTCTCGATGTTGGGTATAATTCACTAACTGGCTATATACCCTCAAATATCGGGGATACTTTTGGAGCTCTTGGAATTCTTAATCTACGAGAGAACAAGTTTTACGGAAGGCTACCTGTAGGCCTTTGTCAACTGTCCAATCTCCAAATACTGGATGTTGCTAGTAACCACATATCAGGTACAATTCCAGAATGCATATATGATCTTACTGCAATGATTTACGGGTCAAGCTACCTGTTGTCTATGGATGTCGTTGACCTCAAGGTCGGGGAAGTAGACACTCTTCCATACGGAGAATCTGCAACTATTGAGTggaaaagagaagaaaggaaATTTGATAAGTCCGTGGAGCTGTATATATTAATCGATCTCTCCCATAACGAGCTGGAAGGGGAAATACCTGATGGAATTACAAGTCTTAAAGGGTTAATCTCCATTGACTTGTCAAGAAACAAATTACATGGAACCATTCCGTACAATATTAGTCAGTTGACATTGTTAGAGTTTTTCGATTTATCAAACAACCACCTCTCTGTAGATATACCTGTAAGCCTTGCGCAGCTCACTTATCTGGGAACCCTGAATTTGTCAGACAATAACTTTACAGGGAGAATCCCACATGGAACTCAGCTACAGAGTTTTGATCCTTCATCATACATGGGAAACCCATCACTTTGTGGCGCACCACTTCAAGAATGCCCCGGAGATAAACAACCTCCTGTAAAGATACCAAATACAGAACAAGAACATGAACATAGCATTGATCGGTTTTATCTAGGGTTGTACATAAGCTTGGTGCTTGGATTTATTATAGGCTTCTGGGGAGTTTGCGGCACTTTGGTCCTCAAACAATCATGGAGATATGCTTTTTTTCGGTTCTTCGATGACATGAAAGACAAGGTGTATGTCATGGTAGTTGTTAATGTAGCTAGAGCTTGGAGGAAACCTTGA